One genomic window of Numida meleagris isolate 19003 breed g44 Domestic line chromosome 1, NumMel1.0, whole genome shotgun sequence includes the following:
- the GSTK1 gene encoding glutathione S-transferase kappa 1 isoform X2: MSRVVVELFYDVVSPYSWLGFEVLCRYQHVWNIDLRFRPAFLGGIMQSTDTLGAMRFITAIDMTQPKYLEPLSREFWLRFWSQHEDVSQVESILAVAEKAGLSSELTQKLLEMTSSPAVKNRLKETTEEAVKYGAFGMPAVVAHVNGKPQLFFGSDRLELLASIIGEKWLGPVPSVPSPKM, translated from the exons ATGAGTCGTGTAGTCGTGGAGCTCTTTTACGACGTGGTGTCTCCTTACTCTTGGCTGGGGTTCGAG GTACTCTGCCGATACCAGCATGTATGGAATATTGATTTGCGCTTTCGTCCGGCTTTCCTTGGCGGCATAATGCAGTCAACTG ACACTCTTGGAGCCATGCGTTTTATCACAGCCATTGACATGACACAGCCAAAGTACTTGGAACCCTTATCTAGAGAGTTCTGGTTACGTTTTTGGTCACAG CATGAAGATGTCAGTCAGGTGGAGAGTATATTGGCT GTAGCAGAAAAGGCTGGGCTATCCTCAGAGCTCACCCAGAAGCTACTTGAAATGACTTCATCCCCTGCAGTGAAGAATCGTCTGAAGGAGACAACTGAGGAAGCAGTAAAATATGGG GCATTTGGGATGCCTGCTGTTGTGGCGCATGTTAATGGGAAACCTCAGCTCTTTTTTGGCTCAGATCGTTTGGAACTGCTAGCCAGCATTATAG
- the LOC110398011 gene encoding antigen WC1.1-like isoform X1, whose amino-acid sequence MKGYLSTLVSWLLLTIQISLGDDELKLTNGTGPCSGRVEIKHENRWGTVCDGDWNREDAEVVCKQVGCGSAVQALNQAPFGEGSGPTWLYRVECRGNESALWNCPHSGWDAFTCPHYFDVGVICSGFSGLHLFGGDTACSGHLKIKQEETWTTVCYSHIDLSSASVICNELRCGQAVDVLRGADFRDRQELIWQEEFHCVGNETHLAHCPRMLQHSEACSHGAYVLCSGYGGYRLVNGSTTCSGRVELLHGGSWGTLCDYLWNFPAANALCQHLDCGVALSIPDGQSFGKGNGSFWNGTFSCKKNGSYIRNCSVSVLDQNECPAGNDARVICSGCPGSRLVNGTTCSGRVEIRHGDTWGRLCRSHWNLQAASVLCHQLNCGYAKSIQTGDSFVDGNGPVWRDAFHCEGTESCLWDCAQLTLGNPTCSAKEVATVVCSGLAESLRLSDGQSRCDGRVEISLHGMWGRVLDDDWNIKDAHVVCRQLQCGIAKRAFYLPRSKRGIGPVGLRSVQCDGNETQLVHCKTSHSQALSTGVAEDVGVICSESQKIRLVNGTKRCAGRVELYHDGIWGTICDDNWDLSDANVVCKQLGCGYAIKALHSAHYGEGSGQIWLDDVNCTGSESSLWACPSRERGHHNCQHKEDAGVLCSEFLALRLVNGSDCAGRLEVFYNGTWGSICSNRMSQLTVVTVCKHLNCGDGGVIERDFKYGRGSGPTWLDHIACTEQHSSLWQCQSDPWDPQSCNNRAEETHISCTGRKGTMTPATFTECPNSTSCSDREKLRVVGGEDACSGRVEIWNQGSWGTVCDDFWDVADANVVCRQLGCGSAVSALSEAAFGEGTGPIWLEKVHCKGTELSLWDCPSKPMLGKNCNHKEDAAVNCSGVTETTAPFTRAASPRRSVADNMRVSTPVILCIILGALICLILAILVGQIQKARAQQRGSRLSYDPFNEVVYEEIDYKLMKEHQGMSGLSEGSTNERFYGGDCDKESDPEAIQEVPPLPGNNLEGGYDDVTEAPGPEDASPSGQNEQKIIGVSEECDRNKDSWKGEARRALLLIFIAYSYCTKLRENQGGAYLKGSPRFYLITTRKKCYLPASSR is encoded by the exons ATGAAAGGATATCTTTCAACTCTAGTGTCGTGGCTCCTCCTCACCATTCAGATTTCCCTGG GAGATGATGAGTTGAAGCTGACAAATGGAACTGGCCCCTGCTCTGGGAGAGTGGAAATAAAACATGAGAATCGATGGGGAACTGTTTGTGATGGTGACTGGAACAGAGAAGATGCTGAAGTTGTTTGCAAACAAGTAGGATGTGGATCTGCTGTTCAGGCCCTTAACCAAGCTCCTTTTGGAGAAGGATCTGGACCTACATGGTTGTATCGAGTTGAGTGCCGTGGTAATGAATCTGCTCTCTGGAACTGCCCGCATTCAGGCTGGGATGCCTTTACCTGCCCTCATTATTTTGATGTTGGAGTGATCTGCTCAG GTTTCTCAGGTCTGCATCTGTTTGGAGGGGACACTGCCTGCTCAGGGCAcctgaaaataaagcaagaagaaaCTTGGACTACAGTTTGTTACTCACACATTGATCTCAGTTCTGCCTCTGTTATATGCAATGAGTTAAGGTGTGGCCAGGCTGTGGATGTCTTGAGAGGAGCTGACTTCAGAGACAGACAAGAATTGATCTGGCAAGAAGAGTTCCACTGTGTGGGGAATGAGACTCACCTCGCACACTGTCCCAGGATGTTGCAGCATAGTGAGGCATGCTCTCATGGTGCTTATGTTCTATGTTCAG GCTATGGTGGTTACAGGTTGGTAAATGGCAGTACCACGTGCTCAGGGAGAGTTGAGCTTCTTCACGGAGGCTCATGGGGAACACTCTGTGACTACCTGTGGAATTTTCCAGCTGCCAATGCTCTCTGCCAGCATCTGGACTGCGGAGTTGCACTATCAATACCAGATGGACAGTCctttggaaaaggaaatgggTCTTTCTGGAATGGTACATTCAGCTGTAAGAAGAATGGCTCGTACATTAGAAACTGTTCTGTGAGTGTACTAGATCAGAATGAATGCCCTGCCGGAAATGATGCTCGTGTGATATGCTCAG ggtgcccagggagcAGACTAGTGAATGGCACCACATGCTCTGGCAGAGTGGAAATCCGCCATGGAGATACATGGGGAAGACTCTGCCGCTCCCATTGGAATTTGCAGGCTGCTAGTGTTCTCTGCCATCAACTGAACTGTGGCTATGCAAAGTCAATCCAGACAGGAGACAGTTTTGTGGATGGGAATGGGCCTGTATGGAGAGATGCTTTTCACTGTGAAGGGACAGAGTCCTGCCTGTGGGATTGTGCTCAACTGACTTTGGGCAATCCAACCTGTTCAGCCAAAGAAGTAGCCACTGTTGTTTGCTCAG gtcttgctgaatCACTCAGACTCTCAGATGGTCAGAGCCGCTGTGATGGGCGAGTCGAAATCTCCCTCCATGGCATGTGGGGCAGAGTCCTAGATGATGACTGGAACATTAAAGATGCTCATGTGGTATGCAGACAGCTCCAATGTGGAATAGCGAAGAGAGCCTTTTACCTTCCAAGGTCCAAACGAGGCATCGGTCCTGTGGGCTTAAGAAGCGTCCAGTGTGATGGAAATGAGACTCAGCTAGTGCACTGCAAGACCTCCCATTCTCAGGCACTGTCAACAGGAGTTGCTGAAGATGTTGGTGTGATTTGCTCTG AGAGCCAGAAGATCAGGCTGGTGAATGGAACAAAACGCTGTGCTGGGAGAGTGGAGCTTTATCATGATGGCATCTGGGGCACTATCTGTGATGATAACTGGGATCTATCAGATGCAAATGTTGTTTGCAAGCAGCTGGGATGTGGATATGCCATCAAGGCATTACACTCTGCTCATTatggagaaggctcagggcaAATCTGGCTGGATGATGTGAACTGCACCGGGTCTGAATCCAGTCTCTGGGCATGTCCCTCTAGGGAACGGGGTCATCACAACTGTCAACACAAAGAGGATGCCGGAGTCCTATGCTCAG AGTTCCTGGCTCTGAGGCTGGTGAATGGCAGTGACTGTGCTGGACGGCTAGAAGTTTTCTACAATGGGACATGGGGGAGCATTTGCTCCAATCGTATGTCTCAACTCACTGTAGTGACTGTATGCAAACACCTGAACTGTGGAGATGGTGGGGTAATTGAAAGAGATTTCAAATACGGCAGAGGTTCTGGGCCCACATGGCTGGACCACATTGCGTGCACTGAGCAACACAGCTCTCTCTGGCAATGTCAGTCAGACCCCTGGGATCCTCAGTCATGCAATAACCGAGCAGAAGAGACCCATATTTCTTGCACTG gaagaaaaggaacaatGACTCCAGCCACATTTACAGAGTGTCCAAACTCTACAAGTTGCTCAG ACAGGGAGAAGTTACGTGTTGTAGGAGGAGAGGATGCGTGCTCAGGAAGAGTGGAGATTTGGAATCAGGGCTCTTGGGGAACAGTCTGTGATGATTTCTGGGATGTGGCAGATGCTAATGTTGTATGCAGGCAACTGGGCTGTGGATCTGCTGTGTCTGCTCTGAGTGAAGCTGCCTTTGGGGAAGGGACCGGTCCCATCTGGCTGGAGAAGGTCCACTGTAAAGGAACAGAACTGTCTCTTTGGGACTGTCCTTCCAAGCCCATGCTCGGCAAAAACTGCAATCACAAGGAGGATGCTGCCGTGAATTGCTCAG GTGTGACAGAAACAACAGCACCATTCACTAGAGCAG CTTCACCCCGCCGTTCAGTGGCAGACAACATGAGAGTTTCAACGCCTGTCATCCTCTGCATTATCCTGGGGGCCCTTATCTGCCTGATTCTTGCCATTCTCGTTGGACAGATCCAAAAAGCCAGGGCACAGCAGAGAG gctcCAGGCTATCCTATGACCCCTTCAATGAGGTTGTCTATGAGGAGATTGACTATAAACTGATGAAGGAACACCAAGGGATGTCTGGCCTCTCAG AGGGTTCCACAAATGAACGATTTTATGGTGGAGACTGTGACAAAGAAAGTGATCCTGAAGCAATTCAAG AGGTCCCACCATTGCCTGGAAATAACCTGGAAGGTGGTTATGATGATGTGACAGAAGCTCCTGGACCTGAAGATGCTTCTCCTTCCGGGCAGAATGAGCAAAAAATCATTGGAGTCTCAGAAGAATGTGACAGAAACAAGGATTCATGGAAAGGTGAGGCCAgaagagcactgctgctgattTTCATAGCCTATAGTTATTGTACCAAACTCAGGGAAAATCAAGGTGGAGCATACCTCAAAGGATCACCTAGATTTTATCTAATCACTACAAGGAAGAAATGCTATCTACCTGCATCTTCTCGTTAG
- the LOC110398011 gene encoding antigen WC1.1-like isoform X2 has product MKGYLSTLVSWLLLTIQISLGDDELKLTNGTGPCSGRVEIKHENRWGTVCDGDWNREDAEVVCKQVGCGSAVQALNQAPFGEGSGPTWLYRVECRGNESALWNCPHSGWDAFTCPHYFDVGVICSGFSGLHLFGGDTACSGHLKIKQEETWTTVCYSHIDLSSASVICNELRCGQAVDVLRGADFRDRQELIWQEEFHCVGNETHLAHCPRMLQHSEACSHGAYVLCSGYGGYRLVNGSTTCSGRVELLHGGSWGTLCDYLWNFPAANALCQHLDCGVALSIPDGQSFGKGNGSFWNGTFSCKKNGSYIRNCSVSVLDQNECPAGNDARVICSGCPGSRLVNGTTCSGRVEIRHGDTWGRLCRSHWNLQAASVLCHQLNCGYAKSIQTGDSFVDGNGPVWRDAFHCEGTESCLWDCAQLTLGNPTCSAKEVATVVCSGLAESLRLSDGQSRCDGRVEISLHGMWGRVLDDDWNIKDAHVVCRQLQCGIAKRAFYLPRSKRGIGPVGLRSVQCDGNETQLVHCKTSHSQALSTGVAEDVGVICSESQKIRLVNGTKRCAGRVELYHDGIWGTICDDNWDLSDANVVCKQLGCGYAIKALHSAHYGEGSGQIWLDDVNCTGSESSLWACPSRERGHHNCQHKEDAGVLCSEFLALRLVNGSDCAGRLEVFYNGTWGSICSNRMSQLTVVTVCKHLNCGDGGVIERDFKYGRGSGPTWLDHIACTEQHSSLWQCQSDPWDPQSCNNRAEETHISCTGRKGTMTPATFTECPNSTSCSDREKLRVVGGEDACSGRVEIWNQGSWGTVCDDFWDVADANVVCRQLGCGSAVSALSEAAFGEGTGPIWLEKVHCKGTELSLWDCPSKPMLGKNCNHKEDAAVNCSGVTETTAPFTRAASPRRSVADNMRVSTPVILCIILGALICLILAILVGQIQKARAQQRGSRLSYDPFNEVVYEEIDYKLMKEHQGMSGLSEGSTNERFYGGDCDKESDPEAIQEVPPLPGNNLEGGYDDVTEAPGPEDASPSGQNEQKIIGVSEECDRNKDSWKDWSPNVSRNRTSEAQRDLSPALEDTGYDDIEELGQ; this is encoded by the exons ATGAAAGGATATCTTTCAACTCTAGTGTCGTGGCTCCTCCTCACCATTCAGATTTCCCTGG GAGATGATGAGTTGAAGCTGACAAATGGAACTGGCCCCTGCTCTGGGAGAGTGGAAATAAAACATGAGAATCGATGGGGAACTGTTTGTGATGGTGACTGGAACAGAGAAGATGCTGAAGTTGTTTGCAAACAAGTAGGATGTGGATCTGCTGTTCAGGCCCTTAACCAAGCTCCTTTTGGAGAAGGATCTGGACCTACATGGTTGTATCGAGTTGAGTGCCGTGGTAATGAATCTGCTCTCTGGAACTGCCCGCATTCAGGCTGGGATGCCTTTACCTGCCCTCATTATTTTGATGTTGGAGTGATCTGCTCAG GTTTCTCAGGTCTGCATCTGTTTGGAGGGGACACTGCCTGCTCAGGGCAcctgaaaataaagcaagaagaaaCTTGGACTACAGTTTGTTACTCACACATTGATCTCAGTTCTGCCTCTGTTATATGCAATGAGTTAAGGTGTGGCCAGGCTGTGGATGTCTTGAGAGGAGCTGACTTCAGAGACAGACAAGAATTGATCTGGCAAGAAGAGTTCCACTGTGTGGGGAATGAGACTCACCTCGCACACTGTCCCAGGATGTTGCAGCATAGTGAGGCATGCTCTCATGGTGCTTATGTTCTATGTTCAG GCTATGGTGGTTACAGGTTGGTAAATGGCAGTACCACGTGCTCAGGGAGAGTTGAGCTTCTTCACGGAGGCTCATGGGGAACACTCTGTGACTACCTGTGGAATTTTCCAGCTGCCAATGCTCTCTGCCAGCATCTGGACTGCGGAGTTGCACTATCAATACCAGATGGACAGTCctttggaaaaggaaatgggTCTTTCTGGAATGGTACATTCAGCTGTAAGAAGAATGGCTCGTACATTAGAAACTGTTCTGTGAGTGTACTAGATCAGAATGAATGCCCTGCCGGAAATGATGCTCGTGTGATATGCTCAG ggtgcccagggagcAGACTAGTGAATGGCACCACATGCTCTGGCAGAGTGGAAATCCGCCATGGAGATACATGGGGAAGACTCTGCCGCTCCCATTGGAATTTGCAGGCTGCTAGTGTTCTCTGCCATCAACTGAACTGTGGCTATGCAAAGTCAATCCAGACAGGAGACAGTTTTGTGGATGGGAATGGGCCTGTATGGAGAGATGCTTTTCACTGTGAAGGGACAGAGTCCTGCCTGTGGGATTGTGCTCAACTGACTTTGGGCAATCCAACCTGTTCAGCCAAAGAAGTAGCCACTGTTGTTTGCTCAG gtcttgctgaatCACTCAGACTCTCAGATGGTCAGAGCCGCTGTGATGGGCGAGTCGAAATCTCCCTCCATGGCATGTGGGGCAGAGTCCTAGATGATGACTGGAACATTAAAGATGCTCATGTGGTATGCAGACAGCTCCAATGTGGAATAGCGAAGAGAGCCTTTTACCTTCCAAGGTCCAAACGAGGCATCGGTCCTGTGGGCTTAAGAAGCGTCCAGTGTGATGGAAATGAGACTCAGCTAGTGCACTGCAAGACCTCCCATTCTCAGGCACTGTCAACAGGAGTTGCTGAAGATGTTGGTGTGATTTGCTCTG AGAGCCAGAAGATCAGGCTGGTGAATGGAACAAAACGCTGTGCTGGGAGAGTGGAGCTTTATCATGATGGCATCTGGGGCACTATCTGTGATGATAACTGGGATCTATCAGATGCAAATGTTGTTTGCAAGCAGCTGGGATGTGGATATGCCATCAAGGCATTACACTCTGCTCATTatggagaaggctcagggcaAATCTGGCTGGATGATGTGAACTGCACCGGGTCTGAATCCAGTCTCTGGGCATGTCCCTCTAGGGAACGGGGTCATCACAACTGTCAACACAAAGAGGATGCCGGAGTCCTATGCTCAG AGTTCCTGGCTCTGAGGCTGGTGAATGGCAGTGACTGTGCTGGACGGCTAGAAGTTTTCTACAATGGGACATGGGGGAGCATTTGCTCCAATCGTATGTCTCAACTCACTGTAGTGACTGTATGCAAACACCTGAACTGTGGAGATGGTGGGGTAATTGAAAGAGATTTCAAATACGGCAGAGGTTCTGGGCCCACATGGCTGGACCACATTGCGTGCACTGAGCAACACAGCTCTCTCTGGCAATGTCAGTCAGACCCCTGGGATCCTCAGTCATGCAATAACCGAGCAGAAGAGACCCATATTTCTTGCACTG gaagaaaaggaacaatGACTCCAGCCACATTTACAGAGTGTCCAAACTCTACAAGTTGCTCAG ACAGGGAGAAGTTACGTGTTGTAGGAGGAGAGGATGCGTGCTCAGGAAGAGTGGAGATTTGGAATCAGGGCTCTTGGGGAACAGTCTGTGATGATTTCTGGGATGTGGCAGATGCTAATGTTGTATGCAGGCAACTGGGCTGTGGATCTGCTGTGTCTGCTCTGAGTGAAGCTGCCTTTGGGGAAGGGACCGGTCCCATCTGGCTGGAGAAGGTCCACTGTAAAGGAACAGAACTGTCTCTTTGGGACTGTCCTTCCAAGCCCATGCTCGGCAAAAACTGCAATCACAAGGAGGATGCTGCCGTGAATTGCTCAG GTGTGACAGAAACAACAGCACCATTCACTAGAGCAG CTTCACCCCGCCGTTCAGTGGCAGACAACATGAGAGTTTCAACGCCTGTCATCCTCTGCATTATCCTGGGGGCCCTTATCTGCCTGATTCTTGCCATTCTCGTTGGACAGATCCAAAAAGCCAGGGCACAGCAGAGAG gctcCAGGCTATCCTATGACCCCTTCAATGAGGTTGTCTATGAGGAGATTGACTATAAACTGATGAAGGAACACCAAGGGATGTCTGGCCTCTCAG AGGGTTCCACAAATGAACGATTTTATGGTGGAGACTGTGACAAAGAAAGTGATCCTGAAGCAATTCAAG AGGTCCCACCATTGCCTGGAAATAACCTGGAAGGTGGTTATGATGATGTGACAGAAGCTCCTGGACCTGAAGATGCTTCTCCTTCCGGGCAGAATGAGCAAAAAATCATTGGAGTCTCAGAAGAATGTGACAGAAACAAGGATTCATGGAAAG ACTGGAGTCCTAATGTGTCAAGAAACAGGACATCTGAAGCTCAGAGAGATTTATCCCCTGCTCTTGAAGACACAGGGTATGATGACATTGAAGAGCTGGGACAATGA
- the GSTK1 gene encoding glutathione S-transferase kappa 1 isoform X1 translates to MSRVVVELFYDVVSPYSWLGFEVLCRYQHVWNIDLRFRPAFLGGIMQSTGNKPPAMLPKRAEYLLKDIKRMAKYYQVPVTIREDVFQRILGTNTLGAMRFITAIDMTQPKYLEPLSREFWLRFWSQHEDVSQVESILAVAEKAGLSSELTQKLLEMTSSPAVKNRLKETTEEAVKYGAFGMPAVVAHVNGKPQLFFGSDRLELLASIIGEKWLGPVPSVPSPKM, encoded by the exons ATGAGTCGTGTAGTCGTGGAGCTCTTTTACGACGTGGTGTCTCCTTACTCTTGGCTGGGGTTCGAG GTACTCTGCCGATACCAGCATGTATGGAATATTGATTTGCGCTTTCGTCCGGCTTTCCTTGGCGGCATAATGCAGTCAACTG GTAACAAGCCTCCAGCAATGTTGCCAAAGCGTGCAGAATATCTGCTGAAGGATATAAAAAGAATGGCAAAATATTATCAGGTGCCTGTAACAATTCGAGAAGATGTCTTCCAACGTATCCTTGGTACAA ACACTCTTGGAGCCATGCGTTTTATCACAGCCATTGACATGACACAGCCAAAGTACTTGGAACCCTTATCTAGAGAGTTCTGGTTACGTTTTTGGTCACAG CATGAAGATGTCAGTCAGGTGGAGAGTATATTGGCT GTAGCAGAAAAGGCTGGGCTATCCTCAGAGCTCACCCAGAAGCTACTTGAAATGACTTCATCCCCTGCAGTGAAGAATCGTCTGAAGGAGACAACTGAGGAAGCAGTAAAATATGGG GCATTTGGGATGCCTGCTGTTGTGGCGCATGTTAATGGGAAACCTCAGCTCTTTTTTGGCTCAGATCGTTTGGAACTGCTAGCCAGCATTATAG